In the Actinomycetes bacterium genome, CGTCATGGCCACTTCGCGGTAACTGGCATCCTGCAGCACGTCAGCGATGTCCAAGAGGTGAAGGTTGATCAACAAGCCACCGTTGTTCAACTTGTTGTTCGGGGGGCCGGGATAGCGGATCGGGTCCACGAAGACGTTTGCGTGCATCCGCAGCAGTGGCTCCACCTCGGCGAGGGGAAGCACCGAGGTCAAGCACAGCAGCGCCTCTGACCTGCGCCACGCGATGCCGGCGCCCCAGTTGAGCTCTTTCGCAGCGGCCAGGGCTTCGGGAGTAGCGGCGCCAGGGTCTGGGTTCTTGGCCATTGCAGCCACAACCGCGCGCGCTGCCGCGACGGCTTCATTCGGCTGCCCGTTTTCAGCGAACACCGCTGCGCGCCACGCGAGCCAAATCCCGGATGAGAACCACACCTGCCGAGATTTATCTTGGAATGGACCGGCCAACAGGTTCATGGTGTTGATATCGACTTGCTGGGTTTCGCCGAGGATCGTGAGAGTACTGGGCCAGACGAAGTCCGAACTATTGATCATCAGGTCAAGTCGCTCCAGCGGACGACGGCAATACGGGTGCTGGGGCAGGTCGTCGCCAATCGTCTGGATCAACAGATCGCGGGCCTCTTCTGCTGGGGCGGTCCACTCACTTTTCTTGCCGAGTGCGTTGCCTTGATCGGGCGCTGCGGTTGCCTGACCGCTGCCCCAAGGAATCACTGCTGCCGCTGCGGCAGCGACGAGCGCTGCCTTGATTCGAAAGTTCATTGTCCCCCCGGACATTCACGAGGTGCCGCCATTACTTCACTCAAGGTAACCAAGAATGGGGGTTTTGCGTAGATTCTTCGCGAGAAATGGGTGAGTTTTTCGCCACTTCGCGATGATTTACCCACTCTGATTTCCGCTTAGTTAATTGCGGATTTGTGTCGAATCGGGGGAATTTCGTGCCAAAACAGGGGAACAGGGCTGCGGCGACTTATCGTGGCGCCATCATGATCTTGTTAGTTGGCCGTGATGGCTGAGTCGGTTTCGGGGGCATCAGAGGTGCGAGTGACCGCTCGCGACCACCCAGATGTCCTCTCTGTGTGCCGCTGGCTACCGCAGCCTTTTGCCTTCGGCGCCTTCTCTGGTCAACACGATCTAGTGCATTGCCAAGACAGGCAGGCGTTGGTGAATCTGTGGTTCGCCGCGACCCCGGTTCATGAAGGTGACTATGTGGGACCGCCGCGCGGCGGACTGGTCCCCGGGGCAGAACCGGACTACGACGTGGCTATGCCCGCCGGGGGGTTCCTGCAGGTTCGAAGTGGTGAGTTGTCCGGTTGGCAAACCGTAGCTGGCGACGTTCCGTTGATTCGGGCAGACGGCAGCGACTTCCTGCCCGAGTCCTACGGACCCGGTGCCCCGTACTTGGTGGAGCAGTACCGCGCGATGACGGTTGACGATCGATTGAACGCGCTAGCCGCCGTGCGTCGGCGTCGGCTGTCGGTGGGCGGACCGGCTCAGGTTGATCAGGATGATGTCCGGCCCTCCCCGCAGCGAGATGCCGAGTCCCAAGCGATAGCCGACTGGGTAGAGGTATCCAAAGACCCTCAACTATGCGACTGTGACGCGAGTCGTGACGGCCATTCCGCCAGCGCTCGTCGACGGGGTGTGCCTGGATCAGTACTGGCTCACGGTGGTGCCGTGGCCACGCTGGTTGGTGGTGGCTCGGCGGCTGATGCCTGTGAAGTGGTCTGGCGGTTGACCGCTCAAGTGTCCGATCCCGATCACTCCGGCCTGGCGCAGGCTGCTGAGGCCGCGGCTCGCCGACAGGCCGAACAGGTCAGTGGCTGGCCGGACGCCCCCCTTACCGAAGAGGCAGTGGCCGTTGTCGCCGCGCAAGCGTTGCGGTGGCACGGCGCTGAGATAGCGCGCGACTTGCCATTTTGGACGTTGGGTTGGATGTTCATGGCCGGCAGCGTCCTGGATGGGCTGCTCGACGGTGATGCTCGCCGCCGTCGAGAGTTGCGCGCTGCGGTGTTGGACCGAGCGGATCGAATGCGAATGCGCCGAGTTGCTCGGTCGTGGGCGGTGGCGCGGTCCGTGGAGCGAGATTTGGAGCAATTGACCTCGGCAGCCCCGGCTGCGGACGTGGTGGATTTGCGCGCGACTTCCGTCGAATCCCAGCCATCGGACCACGATGCGGATGGTTATGACCGAACCGTCGAGAGCGTGATTCGGGAGTTGGCCTCACAATAGGGGTAATGGAAACCCTTGAGACTGATGTCCTCGTAGTCGGAGCAGGGCCGGCAGGCGCCGCCGCTGCAGCCTGGTGTGCTCGCTCCGGACTGCAAACGATTCTCTTGGACGCCGCTGAATTTCCCCGCGACAAGCCCTGCGGTGACGGCCTGACCCCGCGAGCGGTCGCCGAAATGCGGCGGTTGGGGATGGCGGGCTGGTTGCAAGACCGTCCTGCGAACTGGGGGCTGCGGGCGCACGGCTTTGGTAAGACGTGGCACCTGCCGTGGCCGGGGGGAGCAATGCCCAGCACTGGCAGTGCGGCAGCTCGCACCGAACTCGACGCTGCCATCTTGGAGCAGGCACTCACGAGCGGGACGCAGTTCCTGCCGGGCGCTCGAGTGGTTGCGGTAGATGTTGATCACAAACTGCGAGGTGTCGAGGTCATAACGGTGTCGGGGACTCGCTATATCCGTTGCCGGCGAGCGGTCATTGCCGACGGCGCCCGGTCACCGGTCGGGCGAATGCTGGGCCGCGAGTGGCACCGCGAGACGGTCTATGGGGTGGCCGCCCGGGGATACGCAAAAAGCATGCGGGCAGATGATCCGTGGATTTCGTCTCACCTGGAACTGCGGGGGGCCGACGACGAAATCCTGAGCGGCTACGGCTGGATCTTCCCGCTAGGGAATGGCCAGGTCAACCTTGGCGTCGGGACGCTAGCCACGGTGCAGCGGCCCGCTGACGTCAACCTACGGAAACTGCTGCAGCACTACTTTGACGGTCAACGAGAAGAGTGGCAGCTCTTGGGCACGCCTGAAGCGGTTAGATCAGCGCTGCTTCCGATGGGTGGGGCAGTCAGTGGTGTCGCGGGCCCGAACTGGACTCTGATCGGTGATGCAGCAGGTTGCGTGAACCCGCTGAATGGCGAAGGAATTGACTACGGATTGGAGACCGGCCGCCTTGCCGCGGAGCTGTTTGATCACGGTGCGGGGATCGACAGTGACATCAGCCAAGTCTGGATTGATGCGTTGTCCTCGCACTATGGACCGTCCTTTTCCGTTGCTCGCCGACTGGCCGGATTCCTGACTCAGCCGGAACTGCTGCGACGAGCTGGTCCGGTCGGCATGCGTTCGCGCTGGCTGATGACGGTGGCCTTGCGGCTGATGGGAAATCTGGTGACCGAGGAAGACCACGACGCGGTCGCGGGAATCTGGAGATTTGCTGGTCGTAGTTCGTTACTGCTTGACCAGCGCCCGCCGTTTGCTGCCTAGGCTTCTGGTGAGTCAGCGACTGCGACATGATTCTGGCCCGCAGACTTAGCTGTCCGCAGTGCGTTGTCAGCAGCAGACAGCAGTGAAAGTGGGCTGCCACTGCCACTGGCAGCGCCGACACTCACTGACAGTCGTCGCGGCACACCGAGCGACTCAGCGTCAGCCGCCGCCACTCTTGCGCGAATACGCTCGGCAATATCGTGGGCCGCCGTAGTCTCTTCCGCAACGAGCAGGACGACGAACTCGTCGCCGCCGTAACGCACAACCAAATCCTTCTTACCTACCTCGCGGGTGATGATGTCGGCGATGGTGCGAAGAACCCGATCACCGGCATTGTGGCCC is a window encoding:
- a CDS encoding geranylgeranyl reductase family protein — translated: METLETDVLVVGAGPAGAAAAAWCARSGLQTILLDAAEFPRDKPCGDGLTPRAVAEMRRLGMAGWLQDRPANWGLRAHGFGKTWHLPWPGGAMPSTGSAAARTELDAAILEQALTSGTQFLPGARVVAVDVDHKLRGVEVITVSGTRYIRCRRAVIADGARSPVGRMLGREWHRETVYGVAARGYAKSMRADDPWISSHLELRGADDEILSGYGWIFPLGNGQVNLGVGTLATVQRPADVNLRKLLQHYFDGQREEWQLLGTPEAVRSALLPMGGAVSGVAGPNWTLIGDAAGCVNPLNGEGIDYGLETGRLAAELFDHGAGIDSDISQVWIDALSSHYGPSFSVARRLAGFLTQPELLRRAGPVGMRSRWLMTVALRLMGNLVTEEDHDAVAGIWRFAGRSSLLLDQRPPFAA